Proteins encoded by one window of Streptomyces sp. ALI-76-A:
- the sigJ gene encoding RNA polymerase sigma factor SigJ codes for MNETELLADRFEEHRGHLRAVAYRMLGSLAEAEDAVQETWLKLGRVDGGEIRNLGGWLTTVTGRVCLDMLRSRTGRREDPLDDTFVPDPVIRPLRETDPEQEVLRADSVGLALMIVLETLEPAERLAFVLHDMFAVPFDDIAPIVDRSPAATRQLASRARRRVRGAAPSADPDLGRQRKVVDAFMAASLAGDFEALVAVLHPDVVLRADSGALAGAAASKLLRGAESVARQAMLFREFTPLARPVLVNGAVGLVNVSDGHLLTVMHLVVADGRIAAMHILADPERLATLDLPDGLG; via the coding sequence GTGAACGAGACGGAGCTGCTGGCGGACCGCTTCGAGGAACACCGCGGTCATCTGCGGGCGGTGGCCTACCGCATGCTCGGTTCGCTGGCCGAGGCGGAGGACGCCGTCCAGGAGACCTGGCTGAAACTGGGCCGCGTCGACGGCGGGGAGATCCGCAACCTCGGCGGCTGGCTGACCACCGTGACCGGCCGGGTCTGCCTCGACATGCTGCGCTCGCGCACCGGACGCCGTGAGGACCCCCTGGACGACACCTTCGTCCCCGACCCCGTGATCCGGCCCCTGCGGGAGACGGACCCGGAACAGGAGGTCCTCCGGGCCGACTCGGTGGGCCTCGCCCTCATGATCGTCCTGGAGACGCTGGAGCCCGCCGAGCGGCTCGCCTTCGTCCTGCACGACATGTTCGCGGTGCCCTTCGACGACATCGCGCCGATCGTGGACCGCAGCCCGGCCGCGACCCGCCAGCTGGCCAGCCGCGCCCGGCGCCGGGTGCGGGGGGCCGCCCCCTCGGCCGACCCGGACCTCGGGCGGCAGCGCAAGGTCGTCGACGCGTTCATGGCGGCCTCGCTGGCGGGGGACTTCGAGGCGCTGGTCGCGGTCCTGCACCCCGATGTGGTGCTGCGGGCCGACTCCGGGGCCCTGGCGGGCGCCGCAGCGTCCAAACTGCTGCGTGGAGCCGAGTCGGTCGCCCGACAGGCCATGCTGTTCCGGGAGTTCACCCCGCTGGCACGACCGGTGCTGGTCAACGGCGCGGTCGGCCTGGTCAACGTCTCCGACGGACACCTGCTCACCGTCATGCACCTGGTCGTCGCCGACGGGCGGATCGCCGCGATGCACATCCTCGCCGACCCCGAGCGCCTCGCGACCCTGGACCTGCCGGACGGTCTCGGCTGA